Proteins encoded within one genomic window of Rossellomorea vietnamensis:
- the fdhF gene encoding formate dehydrogenase subunit alpha, with amino-acid sequence MEGKVTVFINGIQYEAEPGMSVLEFLNLRKVEIPQVCYQESLGAIETCDTCIVSINGELKRACGTPLQEAMDIQTELSHVKEARFKAMDTILENHELYCTVCEKNNGDCTLHNTVAMMGLEHQMKPFEPKPYEKDFSGQFYRYDPDQCILCGKCVEACQDIQVNETLSIDWERKNPRVIWDNDVPIDQSSCVSCGQCVTVCPCNALMENDMLGKAGYMTGYNTSLLRSMIDITKNVETGYGPLFAVSDSEAQMRDDQIKKTKTVCTYCGVGCSFNVWTKGRDILKMSPTEEAPANGIASCVKGKFGYGHVNSDKRLTRPLIREGDHFKEVEWEEALHYVAEKFKEIKEKNGPDALGFIASSKATNEESYLLQKLARQVIGTNNVDNCSRYCQSPATKGLFRTVGYGGDAGSMKDIEHADLVMLVGTNTADAHPVLASKIKRSHKLFGQKLIVADLRKHEMAQRADMFLHPNPGTDLVWLSALSKFIIDQGWHDKEFIDEKVNDFDEFYQSLAPFTMEYAEEKTGISQEHLKAVAENIHRAGSTVICWAMGVTQHQIGSDTSTAISNLLLVTGNYGKPGAGAYPLRGHNNVQGASDFGSMPNTFPGYQSVEDEEIRAKFEKAWKTELPKDVGMNNHEMVEEIHEGNLKGLYVTGEDMGIVDSNINYVTDAFEKLEFFVVQDLFLTKTAEYADVVLPAVPSVEKEGTFTNTERRIQRIYQALEPLGEARPDWEIYSGIAEKLGFNWNYQSPADIMDEAASLTPLIAGVSYDRLEGFNSLQWPVQEDGTDTPLLYTDGFHFDDGKARFYPLQYEYNYPAQKGYDYHVNNGRVLEHFHEGNMTSHTRGIRNKIPEPFFEVSEKMAKELDIEEGALIKLSNDNGESTGRVHVTKEVFDKELFITLNSDGKNAVNYLTSSRVDKDTDTPAYKEVPAKVEVLEKKGKSPIPHNNHRWATRNPQMGPEVERKWDRKDYVFPGSEVDTNG; translated from the coding sequence ATGGAAGGAAAGGTAACCGTTTTCATCAATGGCATTCAATATGAGGCAGAACCAGGTATGTCTGTCCTGGAATTTCTTAATCTAAGGAAGGTGGAAATTCCACAGGTTTGTTACCAGGAAAGCCTCGGAGCCATCGAAACCTGTGATACATGCATTGTCTCCATTAATGGGGAATTGAAAAGAGCCTGTGGGACACCGCTTCAGGAAGCAATGGATATTCAGACGGAGCTTTCCCATGTGAAAGAGGCCAGATTCAAAGCGATGGACACCATTTTAGAAAACCACGAACTATACTGTACGGTCTGTGAGAAAAACAATGGTGACTGCACCCTCCATAATACAGTGGCCATGATGGGGCTTGAGCATCAGATGAAACCGTTCGAACCGAAGCCATATGAGAAAGATTTCTCCGGCCAATTCTATCGGTATGATCCGGATCAATGCATCCTTTGCGGAAAATGCGTGGAAGCATGCCAGGATATCCAGGTCAATGAAACACTGTCCATTGACTGGGAGCGTAAAAATCCCCGTGTCATCTGGGACAATGATGTCCCGATCGATCAGTCCTCCTGTGTCAGCTGCGGGCAATGTGTGACCGTATGTCCGTGCAACGCCCTCATGGAAAACGATATGCTCGGAAAAGCGGGGTATATGACAGGCTATAATACGAGCCTCCTGCGCTCGATGATTGATATCACGAAAAATGTGGAAACTGGCTACGGTCCCCTTTTCGCCGTTTCCGATTCAGAAGCCCAGATGAGGGATGATCAAATCAAGAAAACCAAAACCGTGTGCACGTATTGCGGGGTGGGCTGCAGCTTCAATGTCTGGACAAAAGGAAGGGACATACTAAAGATGTCCCCTACAGAAGAAGCTCCGGCTAACGGGATTGCGTCCTGTGTGAAAGGGAAATTCGGATACGGTCATGTGAACAGCGACAAACGGCTCACCCGTCCATTGATCCGCGAGGGAGATCATTTCAAAGAAGTCGAATGGGAAGAAGCCCTCCATTATGTGGCAGAGAAATTCAAGGAAATCAAAGAAAAGAATGGACCGGACGCACTCGGATTCATCGCCTCCTCCAAGGCCACCAATGAAGAGTCCTATCTCCTGCAAAAGTTGGCGAGACAGGTCATCGGAACGAATAACGTGGATAATTGTTCCCGCTATTGCCAATCTCCCGCAACCAAAGGGTTATTCAGGACAGTCGGATACGGAGGGGATGCAGGTTCCATGAAGGATATCGAGCATGCCGACCTGGTCATGCTGGTCGGGACAAACACAGCGGATGCCCATCCTGTGCTCGCTTCCAAAATCAAACGTTCTCACAAACTCTTCGGACAAAAATTGATTGTGGCTGACTTACGAAAGCATGAAATGGCCCAGAGAGCCGATATGTTCCTACATCCAAATCCAGGGACCGATCTCGTATGGCTATCTGCCCTATCCAAATTCATCATTGATCAAGGTTGGCATGATAAAGAGTTCATCGATGAAAAGGTGAATGATTTCGATGAATTTTATCAAAGCCTTGCTCCTTTCACCATGGAATATGCCGAGGAAAAAACGGGTATTTCCCAGGAACATCTCAAAGCCGTTGCAGAGAATATCCACCGAGCTGGTTCAACAGTCATTTGCTGGGCAATGGGGGTTACACAGCATCAAATCGGGTCTGATACGTCCACTGCCATCTCGAACCTTCTGCTGGTGACAGGAAACTATGGAAAACCCGGGGCAGGCGCATACCCTCTCCGCGGTCATAATAACGTCCAGGGAGCAAGCGATTTCGGAAGCATGCCGAATACCTTCCCGGGCTACCAGAGTGTGGAGGATGAAGAAATCCGTGCAAAATTCGAAAAGGCCTGGAAAACGGAGCTTCCTAAAGATGTCGGTATGAACAACCACGAAATGGTGGAGGAAATCCATGAAGGAAACCTGAAAGGATTGTATGTCACCGGTGAGGATATGGGAATCGTCGACTCGAACATCAACTATGTGACAGACGCCTTTGAGAAGCTTGAGTTCTTCGTCGTCCAGGATCTGTTCCTTACAAAGACCGCAGAATATGCCGACGTCGTGCTTCCTGCCGTACCAAGTGTCGAAAAGGAAGGGACCTTCACGAATACGGAGCGACGCATCCAGCGTATATATCAAGCCCTCGAACCGTTAGGGGAAGCAAGACCCGACTGGGAAATTTATTCAGGTATCGCTGAAAAACTTGGATTCAATTGGAATTATCAATCTCCGGCAGACATCATGGATGAAGCCGCTTCACTCACACCATTGATTGCCGGGGTTTCCTACGACAGATTGGAAGGATTCAACAGTCTGCAATGGCCCGTACAGGAGGACGGGACGGATACACCTCTCCTATACACGGACGGATTCCACTTCGATGACGGAAAAGCCCGATTCTACCCGCTCCAATATGAATACAATTATCCTGCACAAAAAGGATACGATTATCATGTGAATAACGGGCGGGTTCTTGAACATTTCCATGAAGGAAATATGACCTCCCATACGAGAGGCATCCGAAATAAAATCCCGGAACCATTTTTTGAAGTATCCGAGAAAATGGCTAAGGAACTTGACATTGAAGAAGGGGCCCTCATCAAGCTTTCCAATGATAATGGAGAGAGCACCGGCAGGGTCCATGTGACGAAGGAAGTATTTGACAAGGAATTGTTCATTACCTTAAACAGTGACGGTAAAAATGCGGTGAACTACTTGACGAGCAGCCGTGTGGATAAAGACACGGATACACCTGCTTATAAAGAGGTTCCTGCCAAAGTGGAAGTTCTCGAGAAAAAAGGGAAATCTCCCATTCCCCATAATAATCACCGCTGGGCAACACGCAATCCGCAAATGGGCCCTGAAGTAGAAAGAAAATGGGATCGAAAAGATTACGTCTTCCCGGGAAGTGAGGTTGATACGAATGGCTAA